One window from the genome of Haladaptatus paucihalophilus DX253 encodes:
- a CDS encoding DUF4145 domain-containing protein encodes MASEINFKYTTNHRMKNTYIGCDDLIGKTIGSGTCSFCKNDATFTQMSPRTASSIYGYMIPVRCNGCESILSVDISERKILPVGGIEGLEDLPDEIDEYYQEALRCISADAPSGAVTLFRKTIHALAMHYEIADMNSNKSIYGMVKKLNEEGHIPAKLRRSLLTVKDIGNDGAHINENEPDREQAEAIKGLIDAVLSATVLTDQQIEFAREKHPNPHAEDN; translated from the coding sequence ATGGCCTCCGAAATCAATTTTAAGTATACGACAAACCACCGGATGAAAAATACATATATTGGATGTGATGACCTGATTGGGAAAACAATCGGTAGTGGCACTTGTTCTTTTTGTAAAAATGATGCCACATTTACCCAAATGAGTCCTCGTACTGCAAGCTCAATTTATGGGTATATGATCCCTGTCCGATGTAATGGTTGCGAGTCTATTCTGTCAGTAGATATCTCCGAAAGAAAGATCCTGCCAGTTGGTGGCATCGAAGGCCTTGAGGATTTGCCCGATGAAATCGACGAGTACTATCAAGAAGCTTTGAGGTGTATTTCAGCTGACGCCCCAAGTGGTGCAGTCACTCTATTCAGGAAAACGATTCACGCTCTAGCAATGCACTATGAAATCGCTGATATGAATTCTAATAAATCAATCTATGGTATGGTAAAGAAATTGAATGAAGAAGGGCACATACCTGCAAAACTACGCAGGTCTCTCCTCACGGTGAAAGACATCGGGAACGACGGTGCGCATATCAATGAGAATGAACCAGATCGCGAGCAAGCAGAGGCAATTAAGGGACTAATTGACGCGGTTCTTTCTGCAACCGTTCTTACGGACCAACAAATTGAATTTGCCCGAGAAAAGCATCCAAATCCCCACGCAGAAGACAACTAA
- a CDS encoding winged helix-turn-helix domain-containing protein translates to MRYSGDWMSLVDDRVLEYIREHGSGSPKKMQEKGKIRYSPQYVAERCRVLSEYGLLTHLGNGVYVITESGERYLDGELDTQELKESK, encoded by the coding sequence ATGCGCTACTCTGGGGATTGGATGTCTCTTGTTGATGATCGCGTTCTAGAATATATCCGGGAACACGGCTCTGGCTCTCCAAAGAAGATGCAAGAGAAAGGGAAGATACGCTATTCACCTCAGTATGTTGCGGAGCGATGTCGAGTCCTTTCGGAATACGGCCTTCTAACTCATCTAGGGAACGGTGTCTACGTAATTACTGAGAGCGGAGAGCGGTATCTTGATGGAGAACTTGACACACAGGAACTTAAGGAAAGTAAATAA
- a CDS encoding site-specific integrase → MVDFDEVQGYGRKFENQLAKLREASISDADRAAIIAFIQHEEAQGKVNTGTMVNHINRLRLAAERSDISLTEMQDKTAVDGLLFSLKHDHGLAEGTLRNYRKALRKFFRYRDRDWADDIKIGVSPERTVDPNDLLTDEEIEDLLEAASHPRDKALVSLIADTGLRIGAIASLRIHDVDLTNRAGTVSINEEANVKGATGTVPLTWSRGYVANWLDVHPRSDEEEAALFHKVRFVEDGEDGAMSYQYLGRRIKWIADEAGIDRDRVNTHNFRKTAISRWIREGLNEQAIKHRATWVKDSSQFEVYSGVRDEELNESILAHYDLVDEDEESSRPNLEACPQCRTPLRQHSRFCPGCGAPLTQGAAETVTDAEDDLFGDVSSGLNPGSRATIRELHTALQDDPGLRDLLLD, encoded by the coding sequence ATGGTTGATTTCGACGAAGTACAGGGCTACGGCAGGAAGTTCGAGAACCAATTGGCGAAGCTCCGCGAGGCCTCCATTTCCGATGCAGATAGAGCCGCCATCATCGCCTTCATCCAGCACGAGGAAGCGCAGGGAAAGGTGAACACCGGTACGATGGTCAACCACATCAACCGGCTCCGTCTCGCCGCTGAACGGTCTGACATTTCGCTCACTGAGATGCAGGACAAGACCGCCGTCGATGGATTGCTGTTCTCCCTGAAACATGACCACGGACTCGCTGAAGGAACGCTTCGAAACTACCGGAAAGCTCTCCGGAAGTTCTTCCGCTACCGCGACCGAGATTGGGCAGACGACATCAAAATCGGTGTCAGTCCGGAGCGGACCGTTGATCCGAACGACTTGCTCACCGACGAGGAAATCGAGGACCTGCTCGAAGCCGCGAGTCACCCGCGGGACAAGGCGCTCGTCTCGCTCATCGCGGACACCGGCCTCCGAATCGGAGCCATCGCGAGCCTTCGAATTCACGACGTCGACCTGACCAACCGCGCCGGGACGGTCAGCATCAACGAAGAAGCGAACGTGAAAGGTGCCACTGGCACCGTCCCGCTCACTTGGTCGAGGGGCTACGTCGCCAACTGGCTCGACGTCCATCCCCGAAGCGACGAGGAGGAAGCCGCGTTGTTCCACAAGGTTCGGTTCGTCGAGGACGGGGAGGACGGCGCGATGTCCTACCAGTACCTCGGTCGACGTATCAAGTGGATCGCCGACGAAGCCGGAATCGACCGGGACCGGGTGAACACCCACAACTTCCGAAAGACGGCCATCAGCCGATGGATTCGGGAAGGCTTGAACGAGCAGGCCATCAAGCATCGTGCGACGTGGGTCAAGGACTCCTCGCAGTTCGAAGTGTACTCCGGGGTGCGCGACGAGGAGTTGAACGAATCGATCCTCGCACACTACGATCTCGTCGACGAGGACGAAGAATCGTCCCGTCCCAACCTCGAAGCGTGCCCGCAGTGCCGAACGCCGCTCCGTCAGCATTCGCGGTTCTGCCCCGGCTGCGGTGCGCCACTGACGCAAGGCGCGGCGGAAACCGTCACCGACGCCGAGGACGACCTGTTTGGAGACGTGTCTTCGGGCCTCAACCCCGGGAGTCGAGCGACGATCAGGGAGTTGCATACCGCGCTTCAGGACGATCCCGGACTGCGCGACCTCCTGTTGGACTGA
- a CDS encoding type II toxin-antitoxin system VapC family toxin translates to MPVVVDSNILIGQRLARDQYHDRANEIVRAIDHGDLPVAHVTDYVLGEVLNILGRRAGHDAAIATLDTLIESAGFEIVRSPKADFTSGQALYRQYPSLTFVDALTTAYMQREGIEYVYSFDDDFDVVEDIRRLNTASDPF, encoded by the coding sequence ATGCCGGTTGTCGTCGATTCGAATATTCTCATCGGACAGCGATTAGCCCGCGACCAATACCACGACCGAGCAAACGAAATTGTCCGGGCCATCGACCACGGCGACCTTCCGGTGGCTCACGTCACGGACTACGTTCTCGGTGAAGTCTTGAACATTCTCGGACGGCGTGCAGGACACGATGCCGCTATCGCTACGCTCGACACTCTCATCGAGAGCGCGGGATTCGAAATCGTTCGCTCGCCAAAAGCGGATTTCACGAGCGGTCAAGCGCTCTACCGACAGTATCCGTCACTCACGTTCGTCGATGCTCTGACGACGGCCTATATGCAACGCGAGGGTATCGAGTACGTCTACAGTTTCGACGACGACTTCGATGTGGTCGAAGACATTCGACGACTCAATACCGCGAGCGACCCGTTTTGA
- a CDS encoding AbrB/MazE/SpoVT family DNA-binding domain-containing protein — protein MASNQVTDETTVNDGHSVTVPSQIRDALDIEPGDKLRWRLDDEENLTVEVVKQRFGAFDDLEPVDIGEETNAVELEKEFGAF, from the coding sequence ATGGCAAGCAACCAAGTCACCGACGAGACCACGGTTAATGACGGTCATTCGGTGACCGTGCCGTCCCAGATTCGGGACGCACTGGACATCGAACCCGGCGATAAACTTCGATGGCGACTCGACGACGAGGAAAACCTGACTGTCGAAGTGGTAAAGCAGCGATTTGGAGCGTTTGATGACCTCGAACCGGTAGACATCGGCGAAGAGACGAATGCAGTCGAATTGGAGAAGGAGTTCGGGGCGTTCTAA
- a CDS encoding DUF7692 domain-containing protein, translating to MRIKSDGKYEYRKDLYDQAGELLGESTRSKGLDASAEFTRRMMKNLERAADHPDMTAELAEILSTPRVTLEYRVESRVQVNE from the coding sequence ATGCGAATCAAGTCGGATGGAAAGTACGAGTATCGGAAAGATCTCTACGACCAAGCTGGTGAATTACTCGGCGAATCGACGAGGAGCAAAGGCCTCGATGCGAGTGCGGAGTTTACCCGACGGATGATGAAGAATCTCGAACGAGCTGCCGACCACCCAGATATGACGGCAGAACTAGCGGAGATTCTGAGTACACCACGGGTAACGCTCGAATACCGGGTCGAATCGAGAGTACAAGTCAACGAGTGA
- a CDS encoding twin-arginine translocation signal domain-containing protein: protein MPRKKTESEGNTSSRAEGRRQFLKKTGTLGATISTGVVGLSGISIARPIGPDDPKAHSTHQTRDLGSHYYYDERIVDTGSRVEFVDSTFLAGKWNFVYRTSAATYSIDHKPSTDESKKAGVITGGEGFTIKELDNPRQVSTSISGNADWGLGVKSPNNYNNNWSNAAKNTITALISYFSPAVGAIATAAQIVNYWKEAAKPTGSHADVVGNYWNFWDPSGAKTDSLGHYVEYTHKVPPREEYGKDYFDSTIRNSQNNNMNQIDNYVKTFGLSMYINSSPNNMSTSEQKKYGVEKVPAAKSRAAMLSDQELDPDEPVYIARNPTVKIEEL from the coding sequence ATGCCTAGAAAAAAAACAGAATCGGAAGGTAATACATCCAGTAGAGCAGAAGGAAGGAGGCAATTTCTTAAGAAGACAGGAACATTGGGAGCAACGATTTCAACAGGAGTGGTAGGGCTAAGTGGAATTTCTATAGCTAGACCAATTGGACCAGATGACCCAAAAGCACACTCAACACACCAGACACGTGACCTAGGAAGCCATTATTATTATGATGAGCGCATTGTCGATACAGGATCACGCGTTGAATTCGTTGATTCTACTTTCTTAGCTGGAAAGTGGAATTTTGTCTATAGGACAAGTGCCGCTACATACTCCATTGATCATAAACCAAGCACTGATGAGTCTAAAAAAGCAGGAGTTATAACCGGCGGTGAAGGATTCACAATAAAAGAATTAGATAATCCTCGACAGGTTAGTACTTCCATTTCTGGAAATGCAGATTGGGGACTCGGTGTGAAATCCCCAAATAACTACAATAATAATTGGAGTAATGCCGCCAAAAATACCATAACAGCACTAATTTCCTACTTTAGCCCAGCTGTAGGAGCAATAGCTACTGCTGCTCAGATTGTCAATTATTGGAAGGAAGCTGCAAAGCCTACTGGATCACATGCAGATGTCGTCGGAAACTACTGGAACTTCTGGGATCCCAGCGGTGCCAAGACCGATTCACTTGGACACTACGTCGAATATACGCACAAAGTCCCTCCAAGAGAAGAGTATGGGAAGGATTACTTTGATTCAACAATAAGGAATTCCCAAAATAACAATATGAATCAGATAGATAATTATGTGAAAACTTTCGGATTGTCAATGTATATCAATTCAAGTCCAAATAATATGTCTACATCTGAGCAGAAAAAATACGGGGTCGAAAAAGTTCCTGCAGCAAAATCAAGGGCAGCTATGCTATCTGATCAGGAACTTGACCCTGACGAACCAGTATACATTGCAAGAAATCCAACTGTAAAGATAGAAGAACTATAG
- a CDS encoding WDGH domain-containing protein — MTDLELTVPSGNLRDLARAEDVLRTAGVSFTASTETETPARVRRRWHLGKPTQNVELVGRTAQSCQLEQVYRDRNLLALTSARLAEVVRRRGHVAPHAGWRSPTDDDDPAGDDWAVVYLQLPSGQASWHVPRTLASESSLTPDVRPWDGHDRETKNDRLRTFVETDLLKARQPRLLD; from the coding sequence GTGACCGACCTCGAACTCACGGTTCCGAGCGGCAACCTTCGCGATCTCGCCCGTGCTGAAGACGTCCTGCGAACGGCGGGCGTCTCATTCACCGCCTCGACCGAGACGGAAACCCCGGCGCGTGTTCGTCGACGCTGGCACCTCGGGAAACCGACCCAGAACGTCGAACTGGTCGGTCGAACTGCGCAATCGTGCCAGTTGGAGCAGGTCTATCGGGACCGGAATCTACTGGCACTGACGAGTGCGAGACTCGCGGAGGTGGTTCGTCGACGTGGACACGTCGCGCCACACGCCGGGTGGCGCTCGCCGACCGACGACGACGATCCGGCAGGTGACGACTGGGCGGTCGTCTATCTCCAACTCCCGTCGGGGCAAGCCAGTTGGCACGTCCCGCGAACACTCGCGTCGGAATCCAGTCTCACGCCGGACGTCCGGCCGTGGGACGGGCACGACCGAGAGACGAAGAACGACCGGCTCAGGACCTTCGTCGAGACGGACCTGCTGAAGGCTCGACAGCCCCGTCTTCTTGACTAA